One Streptomyces fagopyri DNA window includes the following coding sequences:
- a CDS encoding transposase, translating to MSTRPWVVGDGLWALIELLLPPRPEKSPGPQPVADRLCLRGILYVLHNDMAWQLLPLELEFGSGQTCWRRLDRRQQAGVVDRLHRMPAARPSERPDPQRHPNPAVEPGVHPT from the coding sequence GTGAGTACCCGGCCGTGGGTCGTGGGCGACGGCTTGTGGGCGTTGATCGAACTGCTGCTGCCGCCCCGGCCAGAGAAGTCGCCGGGCCCGCAGCCGGTGGCGGACCGGCTGTGTCTGCGGGGCATCCTGTACGTCCTCCACAACGACATGGCCTGGCAACTCCTGCCGCTGGAGTTGGAGTTCGGCTCGGGACAGACCTGCTGGCGGCGTCTGGATCGCCGGCAGCAGGCGGGCGTCGTCGACCGGCTGCACCGCATGCCGGCTGCGCGCCCGAGCGAAAGGCCGGATCCACAGCGCCACCCGAACCCGGCAGTGGAACCCGGCGTCCACCCGACGTGA
- a CDS encoding MbtH family protein, whose protein sequence is MTNPFDDPDGVFFVLINDELQYSLWPAFADVPPGWAVAREAGTHRDSVAFIEENWTDMRPKSLVDRMAGH, encoded by the coding sequence GTGACCAATCCCTTTGACGATCCGGACGGCGTCTTTTTCGTCCTGATCAATGATGAACTTCAGTACTCTCTGTGGCCGGCATTCGCCGATGTTCCTCCTGGTTGGGCGGTCGCCCGTGAGGCCGGAACTCATCGGGACAGTGTCGCATTCATCGAGGAGAACTGGACGGACATGCGTCCCAAGAGCCTTGTCGACCGCATGGCCGGACACTGA
- the hppD gene encoding 4-hydroxyphenylpyruvate dioxygenase, with protein sequence MAGSTAAQSLTLSHVEMYVGDAPSVAADFVDGYGFEVFATAEGHGPEGAARSLALRHGGIVLVVTEALDSAHPAAGFVERHGDGIADIALTGADVRAAFRHAVERSAVVLTEPAERDGYVTAVLASGFDDVRHTLVQRPEDERERPGPLPGFVPAPEAGPAPAESPELTLLDHIAVSVRTGELADSTTYYERVFGFHTVYEELMVQGTEAMDSKAVRNAAGDVTFTVLAPSADHDAGHIGDFLERHGSGGIHHLAFATEDIATSIARLTKRGVNFLETPDVYYERLADRLTLARYSAAELREAGILADEDHDGQLFQIFTRTTHPRRTLFFEIIERLGADTFGSGNVRALYEAVQAERSDGSQERVQ encoded by the coding sequence GTGGCAGGAAGCACGGCAGCCCAGTCTTTGACGCTCAGTCATGTGGAGATGTACGTCGGCGACGCCCCGTCCGTCGCCGCCGACTTTGTGGACGGCTACGGGTTCGAGGTCTTCGCAACCGCCGAGGGACATGGCCCCGAAGGCGCGGCACGGTCCCTGGCGCTGCGTCACGGCGGGATTGTGCTGGTGGTCACCGAAGCCCTGGATTCGGCACACCCGGCCGCGGGCTTTGTGGAGCGGCACGGAGACGGTATCGCGGACATCGCGCTCACCGGGGCGGACGTACGCGCCGCGTTCCGTCACGCGGTCGAGCGCTCTGCCGTCGTGCTCACCGAGCCGGCGGAGCGGGACGGGTACGTGACGGCGGTCCTGGCCTCCGGCTTCGACGACGTTCGGCACACCCTGGTGCAGCGCCCCGAGGACGAGCGGGAGCGACCCGGCCCGCTCCCGGGATTCGTCCCCGCTCCGGAGGCCGGACCCGCGCCGGCAGAGTCCCCCGAACTGACGCTGCTGGACCACATAGCGGTCAGTGTCAGGACCGGCGAACTCGCCGACAGCACCACCTATTACGAGCGGGTCTTCGGCTTCCACACGGTCTACGAAGAGCTCATGGTCCAGGGCACTGAGGCGATGGACTCCAAGGCGGTGCGCAACGCGGCTGGGGACGTCACGTTCACCGTGCTGGCTCCGAGCGCCGACCACGACGCCGGACACATCGGGGACTTCCTCGAGCGCCATGGAAGTGGTGGCATTCACCACCTGGCCTTCGCCACCGAGGACATCGCCACCTCCATAGCGCGGCTCACCAAGCGCGGCGTCAACTTCCTGGAGACGCCCGACGTGTACTACGAACGTCTGGCGGACCGGCTGACGCTGGCCCGGTATTCGGCCGCGGAACTGCGCGAGGCCGGGATCCTCGCCGACGAGGACCACGATGGCCAGCTCTTTCAGATCTTCACCCGCACCACCCACCCCCGGCGGACCCTGTTCTTCGAGATCATCGAGCGGCTGGGCGCCGACACCTTCGGCAGCGGCAATGTCCGTGCCCTGTACGAAGCCGTGCAGGCCGAGCGGAGCGACGGTTCGCAGGAGCGCGTGCAGTGA
- a CDS encoding alpha-hydroxy acid oxidase, whose translation MTATTVSPATTNACLLTPADAEEHARLALPPTVERFVNGAAGTGLTLRANREALDRVCLVPRVLTDVSSPVTAGRLLGVDAKMPVAVAPMAYQRAVHEDGELATAGAARDLGVPFTVSMFSSHSVEEIAAVGATMWFQVYWLRDRGRTVELLRRAEAAGCVAVMLTVDTPRMGRRLDDLRAGFSLPDGVKAAHFRDLSGPGPGDPTPGVSEVAAQTAALVDPSLSWSDIEWLREQTRLPLILKGVLDPLDARRAVRHGVDAVVVSNHGGRQLDGAVASVDALPAVAEAADGCCEVLLDSGVRSGTDIIKAVALGATGVLLGRPVLWGLAAGGGEGAKHVLRLVQEELEHALALAGCPDLGAASRLRTVTADGRTGAVLERARGDMVGAR comes from the coding sequence GTGACTGCCACCACCGTGTCCCCGGCGACCACGAACGCGTGCCTGCTCACCCCGGCCGACGCGGAAGAGCACGCACGGCTGGCTCTGCCGCCGACGGTCGAGCGGTTCGTCAACGGAGCGGCCGGCACCGGGCTCACCTTGCGTGCCAACCGTGAGGCGTTGGACCGGGTGTGCCTGGTGCCGCGTGTGCTGACGGACGTGTCGTCGCCGGTCACCGCCGGACGCCTGCTCGGCGTCGATGCCAAGATGCCGGTGGCGGTGGCACCCATGGCCTACCAGCGGGCCGTCCACGAGGACGGGGAGCTCGCCACCGCCGGTGCGGCCCGCGATCTCGGGGTGCCGTTCACGGTGAGCATGTTCAGCAGCCACAGCGTCGAGGAGATCGCCGCGGTGGGCGCCACGATGTGGTTCCAGGTGTACTGGCTCAGAGACCGGGGCCGCACTGTGGAACTCCTGCGCCGCGCCGAAGCGGCCGGCTGCGTGGCGGTGATGCTGACTGTGGACACCCCTCGAATGGGGCGGCGTCTGGACGATCTGCGGGCCGGGTTCAGCCTTCCCGACGGGGTGAAAGCCGCCCACTTCCGCGACCTCTCCGGGCCCGGGCCGGGCGACCCCACGCCCGGGGTGAGCGAAGTCGCAGCCCAGACCGCAGCTTTGGTGGATCCTTCGCTGAGCTGGTCGGACATCGAGTGGCTGCGGGAGCAGACACGTCTGCCGCTGATCCTCAAGGGGGTCCTGGATCCGCTGGACGCGCGGCGGGCGGTGCGGCACGGGGTGGACGCCGTGGTGGTGTCCAATCACGGTGGCCGCCAACTCGACGGGGCGGTGGCGAGTGTCGATGCCCTGCCCGCCGTGGCCGAAGCGGCTGACGGCTGCTGTGAGGTGCTGCTGGACAGCGGTGTGCGCAGCGGCACGGACATCATCAAGGCGGTCGCTCTCGGGGCCACGGGCGTCCTGCTGGGACGCCCCGTGCTGTGGGGGCTGGCCGCGGGAGGCGGCGAAGGGGCGAAGCACGTGCTCCGTCTCGTCCAAGAGGAGCTGGAGCACGCTCTGGCCTTGGCGGGCTGCCCGGACCTCGGCGCCGCCTCGCGGCTGCGCACCGTCACAGCGGACGGGCGGACCGGGGCTGTCCTGGAACGGGCCAGGGGCGACATGGTGGGTGCTCGGTGA
- a CDS encoding aminotransferase-like domain-containing protein, which translates to MKLSTSAPELAPVPGSDLSLEDLHPAVGDPLLGSMNFLNEIAGRYPGALSLAAGAPYEGFYDVEDVHRCLRRFCEHLRADRGYSEEQVRRTLLQYGRTKGIVHDLIARHLSVDEGMDADPESIVVTVGFQEGLFLTLRTLRRDARDVLLAVTPAYVGATGAARLLDMPVHPVAGGPGGVDTDDLVRHIRAARGAGLRPRACYLVPDFANPSGVRIPLDLRHELLDIARREDILLLEDNPYGLFPLKGERLPTLKALDTARSVVYLGSLSKTVFPGTRVGYVMADQLVADGAGGSVRLADHLARVKSMITVNTSPLAQAVVGGRLLEHGCSLERANAREAVFYRRGLERLSDGLARRFPAPCPVTWNAPDGGFFVVVSVPFEVTDALLERSAREHRVLWTPLHPFYDSPGPMRQLRLSCSALPPDGIDEALDRFAVFVRARAAEDGIRW; encoded by the coding sequence GTGAAGCTCTCCACCTCAGCCCCTGAACTCGCTCCCGTTCCGGGAAGCGATCTGTCCCTGGAGGATCTCCACCCCGCAGTCGGCGATCCGTTGCTCGGATCGATGAACTTCCTCAACGAGATCGCCGGCCGGTATCCCGGGGCGCTGTCTCTCGCCGCGGGCGCTCCCTACGAGGGTTTCTACGACGTCGAGGACGTCCATCGCTGTCTGCGGCGGTTCTGCGAGCATCTGCGTGCCGATCGCGGGTACAGCGAGGAGCAGGTCAGGCGGACGCTGCTCCAGTACGGCAGGACCAAGGGCATCGTGCATGACCTGATAGCCCGTCACCTGTCGGTCGACGAAGGCATGGACGCGGACCCGGAGTCGATCGTCGTCACAGTGGGCTTCCAGGAGGGGCTCTTCCTCACCCTGCGAACTTTGCGCCGTGACGCCCGCGACGTGCTGCTCGCCGTCACTCCCGCCTACGTCGGGGCGACCGGCGCCGCCCGCCTGCTGGACATGCCGGTGCATCCGGTCGCCGGCGGCCCCGGCGGCGTGGATACCGACGACCTCGTTCGGCACATCCGGGCCGCCCGGGGCGCGGGACTGCGCCCCAGAGCCTGCTACCTCGTGCCCGACTTCGCCAATCCGTCCGGCGTGCGGATTCCCCTGGATCTCCGGCACGAACTGCTCGACATCGCCCGGCGCGAGGACATCCTGCTGCTGGAGGACAACCCTTACGGTCTCTTCCCGCTGAAGGGTGAGCGACTGCCTACGCTGAAGGCGCTGGACACCGCACGCAGTGTGGTCTACCTGGGCTCCTTGTCCAAAACCGTCTTTCCCGGCACCCGGGTCGGGTACGTGATGGCCGACCAACTGGTTGCGGACGGTGCGGGCGGGTCCGTGCGGCTCGCCGATCATCTGGCGAGGGTCAAGAGCATGATCACGGTCAACACCTCGCCGTTGGCGCAGGCTGTCGTGGGAGGGCGGCTGCTGGAGCACGGCTGCAGTCTGGAGCGCGCCAACGCTCGGGAGGCCGTGTTCTACCGGCGAGGTCTCGAGCGGTTGTCCGACGGCCTCGCCCGCCGTTTTCCGGCACCGTGCCCTGTCACATGGAATGCCCCCGATGGCGGTTTCTTCGTAGTCGTGTCGGTCCCGTTCGAGGTGACTGACGCCCTGCTGGAGCGCTCGGCGCGCGAGCACCGAGTGCTCTGGACGCCTCTGCACCCCTTCTACGACAGTCCCGGGCCGATGCGCCAACTGCGCCTGTCGTGCAGTGCGCTGCCGCCTGACGGGATCGACGAGGCCCTGGACCGGTTCGCGGTGTTCGTCCGCGCCCGCGCGGCCGAGGACGGAATCCGATGGTGA
- a CDS encoding nitroreductase family protein, producing the protein MRDGMDVEELVDPLLAQFLEETRLRSETQVPPRATEPGPRPEMHQRWLALAEVLSVGYGERAGAVITKGRTLMRARTTPSAGALYPFDVLVAFQSTAGYRIYHYDAADCCLHSPFPVGDQDLAALLGMPQAWERMPAAVVAVVGRPWKSMRKYGRRGYRYTHLDGGHAAANIALAAADAGFTPAVHLRFDRHRAARLFAVDGRCREPQALVALSAPAGGQTWQGADGAGHANPFAVPVWRHEGDAGSERPDAAECDNWLDISSISTYGGESSPPPHWGTVRSVTCADEATDTADDILLPGADTAPTPPFPQVAVERTSAKGFLPGALDRASLGRALAGLRGSLAVDSADGPLVGLRVLARTVEGIAPGSYAYVPQTHALSPRGGDGASSESVAAACVNQDVVRDAAVLIALHAPMRALRGRHGRQGLAELHFHAAAAAQRICLGGCAHDVGVTCLGGFDAERIAELTMLNSSEEVIYVLAAGVPDASAVKWDRAPIAYSHGARRTSGAPEQIRGEESVVVPR; encoded by the coding sequence GTGAGGGACGGCATGGACGTCGAGGAGCTGGTGGACCCGCTGCTGGCACAATTCCTGGAGGAGACCCGTCTGCGTTCCGAGACACAGGTCCCGCCGAGGGCTACCGAACCGGGGCCGCGTCCCGAGATGCATCAGCGCTGGCTCGCCCTGGCCGAGGTCCTCTCCGTCGGGTACGGCGAGCGGGCCGGAGCGGTCATCACCAAGGGGCGGACCCTGATGCGGGCCCGCACCACCCCGTCCGCCGGCGCCCTCTACCCCTTCGACGTCCTGGTCGCCTTCCAGTCGACCGCCGGCTACCGGATCTACCACTACGACGCCGCGGACTGCTGCCTCCACAGCCCCTTCCCGGTCGGCGACCAGGACCTGGCCGCCCTGCTCGGCATGCCGCAGGCCTGGGAGCGCATGCCCGCCGCGGTGGTCGCCGTCGTCGGACGGCCGTGGAAGTCGATGCGCAAGTACGGCCGGCGAGGCTATCGCTACACCCACCTCGATGGGGGGCACGCGGCGGCGAACATCGCGCTCGCCGCCGCCGACGCCGGATTCACTCCCGCTGTCCACCTGCGGTTCGACCGGCATCGCGCGGCACGGCTTTTCGCCGTGGACGGCCGGTGCCGGGAGCCGCAGGCGCTCGTCGCCCTCTCGGCACCCGCAGGGGGACAGACATGGCAAGGCGCGGACGGCGCAGGTCATGCCAACCCGTTCGCCGTTCCCGTGTGGCGGCACGAGGGCGATGCCGGCTCGGAGCGACCGGACGCCGCGGAATGTGACAACTGGTTGGATATCAGCTCAATAAGTACGTATGGCGGAGAGTCGTCTCCGCCTCCGCACTGGGGGACTGTTCGTTCCGTGACCTGTGCGGACGAAGCAACAGACACAGCGGACGACATCCTGTTGCCTGGGGCCGATACTGCCCCGACGCCACCGTTCCCGCAGGTGGCGGTGGAGCGCACCTCGGCCAAGGGCTTCTTGCCCGGGGCACTGGACCGCGCCTCCCTGGGACGCGCGCTGGCCGGCCTTCGCGGGTCCCTCGCGGTCGACAGCGCGGACGGCCCCCTCGTCGGCCTGCGCGTCCTGGCCCGGACCGTCGAAGGGATCGCACCCGGCAGTTATGCGTACGTGCCGCAGACCCACGCGCTGAGCCCGCGAGGCGGCGACGGCGCGAGTTCCGAGTCGGTCGCCGCGGCCTGCGTCAACCAGGACGTGGTCCGCGACGCAGCGGTCCTGATAGCTCTGCACGCGCCGATGCGCGCGTTGCGGGGACGGCACGGACGGCAGGGACTGGCCGAGCTGCACTTCCACGCGGCTGCCGCCGCCCAGCGGATCTGCCTGGGCGGATGCGCCCACGACGTCGGTGTCACCTGCCTGGGCGGATTCGACGCTGAGCGGATCGCGGAACTGACCATGCTGAACAGCTCGGAAGAGGTCATCTACGTCCTCGCCGCAGGTGTCCCCGACGCGTCGGCCGTCAAGTGGGACCGCGCCCCGATCGCCTACAGCCACGGCGCACGCCGCACGAGCGGCGCGCCCGAACAGATACGAGGAGAAGAGTCAGTGGTGGTCCCACGGTGA
- a CDS encoding acyl-CoA dehydrogenase family protein produces MSNSILSARMTDAHRELGERARAYFTPRWLEQWRAAPGGPLRKDVWPELAERGFLGVSLPREHGGQGLGLLGALVVGEALAQVGDSGVALGMHVHNEVAGEWLTSAADPTLRERYLPKLLSGELLACQCDTDPSAQEPTTAVRDGDRLILRGQKKFVVNGAQADLCFVSARLDGQPAVVVVEKDAPGVRVTHAYDKLGTRSIDSALLEFDDVEVPADRVVARSGVSQLMRWNRVMSRMRFLIAVDAWLIHRMLLTHIVDYSTNRELGGRALSAWPINAHALARARADQELMEAGITDGYLRLTEGGSTVPEIAELKWFCVERATELASLSTDLEGGAGYMWDSVALRAHAQLRGLRMSGGSQTTMLTIANHSMACRAELGDQDRAGVA; encoded by the coding sequence GTGAGCAACAGCATCCTGTCCGCGCGCATGACAGACGCCCATCGCGAACTCGGGGAACGCGCCCGCGCCTACTTCACCCCGCGATGGCTGGAACAGTGGCGTGCCGCCCCCGGGGGCCCGCTCCGCAAGGACGTATGGCCCGAACTGGCCGAACGGGGATTTCTCGGCGTGTCCCTGCCCCGCGAACACGGCGGCCAGGGACTGGGACTGCTGGGCGCCCTGGTGGTGGGAGAGGCCCTGGCCCAGGTGGGCGACAGCGGCGTCGCACTCGGCATGCACGTCCACAACGAAGTCGCCGGCGAATGGCTCACCTCGGCGGCAGACCCGACGCTGCGTGAGCGCTACCTGCCGAAGCTGCTGTCGGGTGAACTTCTCGCCTGCCAGTGCGACACCGACCCCTCGGCACAGGAGCCGACCACCGCCGTACGGGACGGCGACCGCCTCATCCTCCGGGGACAGAAGAAGTTCGTAGTCAACGGTGCACAGGCCGACCTGTGCTTCGTCAGCGCGCGGCTCGACGGACAACCTGCCGTGGTCGTCGTCGAGAAGGACGCCCCCGGAGTCCGCGTGACCCACGCCTACGACAAGCTCGGCACCCGGTCGATCGACTCCGCGCTACTGGAGTTCGACGACGTCGAGGTGCCCGCGGACCGAGTGGTCGCCCGAAGCGGCGTCAGCCAGCTGATGCGCTGGAACAGAGTCATGTCCCGCATGAGGTTCCTCATTGCGGTGGACGCCTGGCTCATCCACCGGATGTTGCTGACCCACATCGTCGACTACTCCACCAACCGCGAACTGGGCGGGCGCGCGCTGTCGGCCTGGCCGATCAACGCCCACGCACTGGCGCGAGCCCGCGCCGACCAGGAGCTGATGGAGGCGGGCATCACCGACGGCTACCTACGACTGACCGAAGGCGGCAGCACCGTCCCGGAGATCGCCGAACTCAAGTGGTTCTGCGTCGAGCGAGCCACCGAACTGGCCTCGTTGTCCACCGATCTCGAAGGCGGAGCAGGCTACATGTGGGACAGCGTCGCGCTGCGGGCCCACGCCCAACTGAGGGGACTGCGAATGTCGGGCGGCAGCCAGACGACGATGCTCACCATCGCCAACCACAGCATGGCGTGCCGAGCCGAACTCGGCGACCAGGACCGCGCGGGCGTGGCGTGA
- a CDS encoding class I adenylate-forming enzyme family protein: protein MTAEHSLDEVFLRACEEHGNRRALVGDGEELTYDQFAGRVRERAAALSELLADDDRRVAIHAANSVDYLVSYYALVIDRRLPLLVDAQFGALELQGIDDSCGVDVYLTDRPDTFPLPATTRTVPGSRLALATPVRPHPRPPAPEPHPATATCRFTSGTTGAPKCLEFSHAAIHSAARAWADGTGLRAGDRVLCLAAFTNGLAFNTSLLPVFLTGAELHLYRGLPTSGGITRALRRSRATRLVAFPLAYRLLTQAAEPDHAAFATVTRAISAAAALDPAIRSAFHTRYGIQIADYYGIAETGPCTFERDSHRTTGLGTPLPGVTLRIDADPAGRSQVHVRTASMATRCLNVPGALEARTGPDGFYATGDTGSLDAGRLHITGRIGGPINLAGRKIDPTEIERVALALDGVLDCVCFADTDTRGETVLHLVLSGPRTPRRAEVVKVCQVGLAPYKVPGWVSVLEAIPRSSAGKVRLSELKELLRTGAPAHDR, encoded by the coding sequence ATGACCGCGGAACACTCACTGGACGAGGTCTTCCTACGGGCGTGCGAGGAGCACGGCAACCGACGCGCCCTGGTGGGGGACGGCGAAGAGCTGACCTACGACCAGTTCGCCGGACGGGTGCGCGAACGCGCGGCCGCACTGAGCGAACTGCTGGCCGACGACGACCGCCGTGTGGCGATTCACGCCGCCAACAGCGTGGATTACCTCGTCAGCTACTACGCCCTGGTCATCGACAGACGTCTGCCACTTCTCGTCGACGCCCAGTTCGGCGCCCTGGAGCTCCAGGGCATCGATGACTCCTGCGGTGTCGACGTCTATCTCACCGACCGGCCCGACACCTTCCCGCTGCCCGCCACGACGCGCACGGTTCCCGGTTCCCGGCTCGCACTCGCCACCCCCGTGCGACCGCACCCCCGCCCGCCCGCCCCCGAACCGCATCCGGCGACGGCCACCTGCCGATTCACCTCGGGCACCACCGGAGCTCCCAAGTGCCTGGAGTTCTCGCATGCGGCGATCCACAGCGCCGCACGCGCCTGGGCGGACGGCACCGGGCTCCGGGCCGGCGACCGGGTGCTGTGCCTGGCTGCCTTCACCAACGGCCTGGCATTCAACACCTCCCTGCTGCCGGTCTTCTTGACCGGCGCCGAACTGCACCTCTATCGCGGCCTGCCCACCTCGGGCGGCATCACCCGGGCGCTGCGCCGATCCCGGGCAACCCGCCTGGTGGCCTTCCCGCTCGCCTACCGGCTGCTCACCCAGGCGGCCGAGCCCGACCACGCCGCCTTCGCCACCGTCACCAGGGCCATTTCGGCGGCCGCTGCCCTAGACCCTGCCATCCGGTCCGCCTTCCACACCCGCTACGGGATTCAGATCGCCGACTACTACGGGATCGCCGAAACCGGTCCCTGCACCTTCGAACGCGACTCGCACCGCACCACGGGCCTCGGCACCCCGCTGCCCGGGGTCACGCTGCGCATCGACGCCGACCCAGCCGGGCGGTCGCAGGTTCATGTGCGCACCGCCTCCATGGCCACCCGCTGTCTCAACGTGCCGGGAGCGCTGGAGGCGCGCACCGGCCCCGACGGCTTCTACGCGACCGGCGACACCGGGAGCCTCGACGCGGGCCGGCTGCACATCACAGGGCGGATCGGCGGTCCCATCAACCTTGCCGGACGCAAGATCGACCCCACCGAGATCGAACGGGTGGCGCTCGCCCTGGACGGCGTCCTCGACTGCGTGTGCTTCGCCGACACCGACACGCGCGGCGAGACGGTCCTGCACCTGGTGCTGTCCGGGCCGCGCACACCACGCCGAGCCGAGGTCGTAAAAGTCTGTCAGGTGGGCTTGGCGCCCTACAAGGTCCCCGGGTGGGTCTCCGTCCTGGAGGCCATCCCCCGGTCTTCGGCGGGCAAGGTCCGCCTCTCGGAACTCAAAGAACTTCTCAGGACAGGAGCGCCCGCACATGACCGCTGA
- a CDS encoding 4-hydroxy-tetrahydrodipicolinate reductase yields the protein MTTPVVVCGRSGRMAGLIADAVSREPDLHLTARLSTRPQPAADALAALADLDRDRPPVVVDFTAREATAALLVQARTVPCSLVIGTSGLGESETALLEEAGRHRAIVTAANFSVALLAVAGFVRDLSGRTDDSWDAGVLDIHFTGKRDRPSATARLLAAQWRTARTRRRGRPETGEEGAEEAPDIAAFRIGNAVSEHRILAAGPGEHVEVVHRVADRTAFLPGILQSVRFAAGAPPGLYSLEDVACERLPAALGP from the coding sequence ATGACGACTCCCGTGGTGGTCTGCGGGCGATCGGGACGCATGGCCGGACTGATCGCGGACGCCGTCAGCCGCGAACCGGACCTGCACCTGACAGCAAGACTCAGCACACGTCCGCAGCCCGCCGCCGATGCCCTTGCCGCGCTGGCGGATCTGGACCGCGACCGACCGCCGGTGGTCGTCGACTTCACTGCCCGTGAGGCGACCGCCGCCCTGCTGGTCCAGGCCCGTACTGTTCCCTGCTCGCTCGTGATCGGCACGAGCGGCCTCGGCGAGTCCGAGACCGCGCTGCTCGAGGAGGCAGGTCGCCACCGCGCCATTGTCACCGCCGCCAACTTCAGCGTCGCGCTGCTCGCCGTCGCCGGTTTCGTACGGGACTTGTCGGGCCGCACCGATGACAGCTGGGACGCGGGGGTCCTCGACATCCACTTCACGGGCAAACGGGACCGCCCCAGCGCAACGGCCCGGCTCCTTGCCGCGCAGTGGCGCACTGCGCGGACCCGGAGGAGGGGCAGACCCGAGACAGGGGAGGAAGGGGCGGAAGAGGCCCCCGACATCGCAGCCTTCCGGATCGGGAACGCGGTCAGCGAGCACAGGATCCTCGCAGCCGGCCCCGGTGAACACGTCGAGGTGGTCCACCGAGTGGCCGACCGGACCGCGTTCCTGCCGGGCATCCTGCAGTCCGTGCGGTTCGCCGCCGGCGCGCCCCCCGGCCTCTACTCCCTGGAGGACGTGGCGTGCGAGCGCCTCCCGGCCGCCCTTGGTCCCTGA
- a CDS encoding 4'-phosphopantetheinyl transferase family protein: MVVAVRYHNDEPGLTIGLGVDAEDDWASAERNLHRFGTPGELSALAAACGTVRPLHLWCVKEAVAKATGLGFHVPVRRYRVRPGDGTPQQLSVEIDEFAPVPNSSYRARVRVGTRPTRPPTAWAVAELPLCPLADERSNRR, translated from the coding sequence GTGGTGGTCGCGGTCCGGTACCACAACGACGAACCCGGCCTGACCATCGGACTCGGCGTCGACGCGGAGGACGACTGGGCCAGCGCCGAGCGCAACCTGCACCGTTTCGGCACTCCCGGGGAACTGTCCGCCCTCGCGGCGGCCTGCGGCACCGTACGGCCCCTGCATCTGTGGTGTGTCAAGGAAGCCGTCGCCAAGGCGACAGGTCTCGGCTTCCACGTACCCGTCCGCCGCTACCGGGTCCGCCCCGGCGACGGAACTCCCCAGCAACTGTCCGTGGAAATCGATGAGTTCGCCCCGGTGCCGAACAGCTCGTACCGCGCCCGGGTGCGTGTCGGTACCCGGCCCACCCGGCCGCCCACTGCCTGGGCTGTCGCCGAACTGCCCTTGTGCCCCCTCGCCGACGAAAGAAGTAACCGCCGATGA